In Massilia violaceinigra, one DNA window encodes the following:
- a CDS encoding 5'-nucleotidase → MSFEIEGKLVIGVASSALFDLTASHQVYLDSGADEYRRYQERNLDVILGKGVAFPFIRRFLAINKVFPRHNPVEVVLFSRNSPETGLRVMRSIAHYGLDISRAAFITGKSPYTYLPAFNAALFLSANEEDVKSAIAANYPAGLVLPSKIVDEDDDVELRVAFDFDGVIADDESETIFKRNNDLDEFHAHETKHMAIPHQPGPLAEMFRKLSLMQRLEERAQRRDPAYKKVLRIAIITARNAPSHERVVTTLKSWGVSASETFFLGGMNKTRVLSIFKPHIFFDDQLTHLTSSPGGTIPMVHVPFGIANRRPA, encoded by the coding sequence ATGTCGTTCGAGATTGAGGGAAAGCTGGTGATCGGCGTGGCGTCGAGCGCCCTGTTCGACCTGACCGCCTCGCACCAGGTGTACCTGGACAGCGGAGCGGACGAATACCGCAGGTACCAGGAGCGCAATCTTGACGTCATTCTGGGCAAGGGCGTGGCGTTTCCCTTCATCCGCCGCTTCCTGGCCATCAACAAGGTATTCCCGCGCCACAATCCCGTGGAAGTGGTGCTCTTCTCGCGCAATTCGCCGGAAACGGGACTGCGCGTGATGCGTTCGATCGCCCATTACGGGCTCGATATTTCGCGCGCCGCCTTCATCACCGGCAAGTCGCCCTACACCTATCTGCCGGCGTTCAACGCGGCCCTGTTTTTAAGCGCGAACGAGGAAGACGTCAAGAGCGCCATCGCGGCCAATTATCCGGCCGGCCTGGTGCTGCCATCGAAAATCGTCGACGAGGATGACGACGTCGAACTGCGCGTGGCCTTCGATTTCGACGGCGTGATCGCCGACGACGAATCCGAGACCATCTTCAAGCGCAATAACGATCTCGACGAATTCCACGCGCACGAAACCAAACACATGGCCATTCCCCACCAGCCGGGGCCCCTGGCCGAGATGTTTCGCAAGCTGTCGCTGATGCAGCGGCTCGAAGAACGCGCACAGCGGCGCGACCCGGCCTACAAGAAGGTGCTGCGCATCGCCATCATCACCGCGCGCAACGCGCCATCGCACGAGCGCGTGGTGACCACGCTCAAAAGCTGGGGCGTATCGGCCAGCGAAACCTTCTTCCTGGGCGGGATGAACAAGACGCGCGTGCTGTCGATCTTCAAGCCGCATATTTTCTTCGACGACCAGCTGACGCACCTGACGTCCTCGCCCGGAGGGACGATCCCGATGGTGCATGTGCCGTTCGGGATTGCCAACCGCCGCCCGGCCTAG
- a CDS encoding HDOD domain-containing protein, with protein sequence MKRWLDRLLGSDSEESKPAPAPVAPAPVRVRAPDPVHAQQVDALFYRWLAGITPHSGPSNDEKVILVDLAYMGQLPMDEITLAPSMPALFPQLLRSMRDNTVSGADLARQLSQDKELVAEILREANRPCHHPHYHTNDPVTTVERATMLLGVNGLRMLIGRASLLPIIISMTPGPFSQLSTPLLWRQCEKCALAASVLAPAVRANPVEAYFAGLLYNLGLIVSFRLMDQVNTEPALPQSEAFIIALHAQARALSVRIAEAWGFPDTVTSAIEQAGQPDGTPLSQALALGDMISRLRMLVDSAHFEADDPFVLEGLDAAGLACFEELQNEDE encoded by the coding sequence ATGAAACGGTGGTTAGATCGATTGTTGGGCAGCGACAGCGAAGAAAGCAAGCCTGCGCCCGCCCCTGTCGCGCCCGCTCCAGTGCGTGTGCGCGCACCCGACCCCGTGCACGCGCAGCAGGTCGACGCGCTGTTCTACCGCTGGCTGGCCGGCATTACGCCGCACAGCGGCCCATCGAATGATGAAAAAGTCATTCTTGTCGATCTGGCCTACATGGGCCAGCTGCCGATGGACGAGATCACCCTCGCGCCCAGCATGCCCGCCCTGTTTCCGCAATTGCTGCGCAGCATGCGCGACAATACCGTTTCCGGCGCCGACCTGGCGCGCCAGCTGTCGCAGGACAAGGAACTGGTCGCCGAGATACTGCGCGAAGCAAACCGTCCCTGCCACCATCCCCACTACCACACCAACGACCCGGTCACCACGGTCGAACGGGCCACCATGCTGCTGGGGGTGAACGGCTTGCGCATGCTGATCGGACGCGCCTCGCTGCTGCCGATCATCATCAGCATGACGCCAGGGCCGTTTTCGCAATTGTCCACGCCGCTGCTGTGGCGTCAGTGCGAAAAATGCGCGCTGGCGGCCAGCGTGCTGGCGCCGGCGGTGCGCGCCAACCCGGTCGAAGCGTATTTCGCCGGGCTGCTGTACAACCTGGGCCTGATCGTTTCCTTCCGCCTGATGGACCAGGTCAATACCGAGCCCGCGCTGCCGCAATCGGAAGCGTTCATCATCGCCCTGCACGCGCAGGCGCGCGCCTTGTCGGTGCGGATCGCCGAAGCGTGGGGCTTTCCTGATACAGTGACGTCCGCCATCGAGCAGGCCGGCCAGCCGGACGGCACGCCGCTCTCGCAGGCGCTGGCGCTGGGCGACATGATCAGCCGCCTGCGCATGCTGGTCGACTCGGCCCACTTCGAGGCCGACGACCCGTTCGTGCTCGAAGGGCTGGACGCGGCCGGCCTGGCCTGTTTCGAGGAACTCCAGAATGAGGATGAGTGA